DNA from Halorarum salinum:
GTCCCGTCGTCGCCGTCCGGTGCCGACTCGGTCCCGTCGTCGTCGGTCTCGTCGGCGTCACCGGGGTACTCGAGGTCGGCCCGGTCGTGGACCTCCTTCTCGAAGTGGGTGTGGATCTCGGTCCCGTCGAGACTGCCTTCCACGTGGACGACGTACTGCCCGGGTTCGGTGAAGACGACCGCCGCCTCGTACACGCCCGGTTCGCCGTGACGCTCGCTCACGTTCAGCGGCGTCTTCTCCCCGCCCGCGCCCTGGACGGACACCTGCAGCGTCCCCGCCTGTCCGTCGACCGGTTCGTCGGTCTCGTTGTCCAGTATTTCGAGCGTCAGCCGCGTCCGTTCGTCGGTGATGACCGGTTCGTCCGCCGCGCCGAAGGTCAGATCGTAGCCCTCCACGGTTTGCTCCTCGTGTGCCAGGGCCGGACCGGCGGCGCCGACCGCCAGCACCACGACCAGACAGAGCGCGACGAGCGACCTCTGTTGTCTTGTCACGCACTAACGTTCGCCGATTTTTCGGAAGACGGTTCTGGTCGGACTCTAGAAGCGAGGTCGTCGGGCGCGAACCCGGCCGTTCGGCGGTCTCCCGGCGGAACGCACGCTTCCCGGCCGCGCCCGACCGGACGCGTTCGCCATCGGGCGCGCTTGCGCGATCGCCCTCGGGAACGGCGGTGGCAGCGTCGTCGCCGCTCCGAAGCCGTGGTGGGAACGTCGAACCCGCGGGAGCGGGGTCCGCGGGAGGTCCGACGCGACCGACCGCGTACGAAGGGGACCCGCCATCGCCGGGGGCGGACGACGCCAGCGGCGGTACCGCGAGCGAGGGAGGCGTGGCGGAGCCACGCCGACCGTGACCGGAGGATCGGGGCTCGCGGCCTTTTGGCACTGACGAGCGGAGCTCGTCTTGCGGCCAGAAACCGACGGGTTCTGGCAGCATTACGGGAAATCTTCGATCTCCCGTCAGCAGTGGGATTCCAGCGGAATCCCACAGCACGAACGGTTTTGCGGGGTTCGACGAACGCGGGCGGCGTAGCCGCCCGCGTGAGGAGGACCCCCGCAAAAGAGGTCCGTTCTAGTAGATGAGTTCGTCGTCGTTCTCGAGCATGTAGAGGGTACGGGCGGCGATGTTGACCGCGTGGTCGCCGACCCGCTCCAGGTCCCGGATGGTGAGGAGCAGGCGGGAGACGTCCGCCATGATGTCCTCGACGTCCTCCTCCGAGTCGACGCCCTCGCGCTGGATGAGGTCGCGGACGACCGCGGAACTGGCCTCCTCGCACATCGCGTCGACGTCGTCGTCGGCCTCCGCCACCTCGTAACAGGCGGCGGTGTCCTCGTCGGCGTAGGCGTTCATCGCGTCCTCCAGCATGTCGAGAGTCGCCTCGCCGATGCGCTGGACGTCCACGTCCGGGAACACGTCGCGCTGGGCCTCCAGCGTGTACCCCCCGAGGTTCGTCGCGAGGTCGCCGATGCGCTCGAGGTCGGTGATGATCTTGAACGACGCCGCGATGAAGCGCAGGTCGCCCGCCACCGGCTGCTGGAGCGCCAGGAGGTCGACGCAGTCCTGTTCGAGTTCGAGGTAGAGCCGGTTCACCTCGGCGTCCTCCTCGATGACGCGGTTGGCGAGCTCCTCGTCCTTCTGTTCGAGCGCGTCCATCCCCATCCGCAGGCGCTCGGCGACGAGTTCGCTCATGTAGAGCACGTCCTCTCGAAGCTCCGCGAGGCGTTCCTGGTACTGTTTCCGGGGCATACCCGAACTGTCGTCGGGCGGCGTGTAAGCGTTGCCCTCGGTCACCCCCTTCGGGTACGGGACTCACACGGGGGCTCCGGAGGTCACGGGCGGGCGATTCGAGGTCCGACCGGGCTCGGGACGTCGCCGACTGGCCGCTGGTTTCGTCGGTCGACGCGCGAGCGGAACGGGACGCGGACGGGAAAACGAGCGTGACCGGATCGTGGAACTGGAGGAGAGACCGGAAGCGGGACCGGGGGAGACCTGGTCAGGAGCGACTGGGGGAGACCAGATCAGGAAGCGGTACTGGAGGAGGCGGATCGGGAAACGTGACCGGAGGATCGGGGTGAGAACGGGATCGGAATCGACGGGCCCCTCCCGCCCGGATCCGACGACGGCGTCCGCCCGGTCATCCGAACTTGCCGGTGATGTAGTCCTCGACGCGGTCGGACTCGGGGTTCTCGAAGATCTCGTTCGTGTCGTCGAACTCGACGAGTTCCCCGCCCGTGAGGAACACGGCGGTCTTGTCCGAGATGCGCGCCGCCTGCTGCATGTTGTGGGTCACGATGACGACCGTGTACTCCTCGGCGAGGTCCGCGATGAGGTCCTCGATCTTCGAGGTCGCCACCGGGTCCAGCGCAGACGCCGGCTCGTCCATCAGGATGACCTCCGGGTCGGCCGCGATGGCGCGGGCGATACAGAGCCGCTGTTGCTGGCCGCCCGAGAGATCCAGCCCGGACTCGTCGAGCTGGTCCTTCACCTCGTCCCAGAGCGCCGAGCGCCGCAGCGCCCGTTCGACCTGTTCGTCCAGGTCGTCCGTCCGGCCCTGAACCCGCAGGCCGTAGGCGACGTTGTCGTAGATGCTCTTGGGGAACGGGTTGGGTTGCTGGAACACCATCCCGATGCGCCGCCGCAGCGCCACCGGGTCGACGTCGTCGTCGTACACGTCCTTCCCGTTGAACAGCAGTTCCCCCTCGACGCGGGCGGCGTCGATGAGGTCGTTCATCCGGTTGATACACCGCAGGAACGTCGACTTCCCGCAGCCCGACGGACCGATCATCGCCGTCACCTGCCGCTCGGGGATCTCCATCGAGACGTCGCGGATCGCCTGCGTGTCGTCGTACCAGACGTTCAGGTGTCGGCTCTCGATGACCGTCGGCGCCGTGCCGGACGCCGCCCCGTCCCGGGAGAGTCCGGCCTCGGCCGGGTCCGTCTCGATCAGTCGGTCGTCCGGTTCCACGTCCACGGTCGTCGTGTCGTCGTTCATGGTTCTCAGGAGCCTCTCTGGTAGTTGTTCCGCACGTAGATGGCGACCGAGTTGATCGACAGCAGGACGACCATCAGGGTCACCACGCCGGCCGCGACCACGCCCTCCCGGAACGCCTCCTGCGGGCGGAACGCCCAGCCGTAGATCTGCATCGGCATCGCCGTCGCCCGTCCGAACAGTTCCGTCGGCGGCGAGAACAGCGTCTGCGCCACCCCGATGATGATGAGCGGCGCCGTCTCCCCGATGGCCCGCCCGAGCGCGAGGATGGAACCGGTCATGATGCCCGGGAGCGCCTCCGGGAGGACGACCGAGCGCACCGTCTGCCACCGCGTCGCGCCCATGCCGTAGGCGGCCTGTCGCTGGGAGTCCGGGACGGACCGTATCGCCTCCTGCGAGGAGATGATGACGATGGGGAGGATGAGCAGAGACAGCGTCATGGCCGCGACGAGCACGATGCCGAATCCGAACCCGACGAGGTTCACGAAGATGCCCAGTCCCAGCAGGCCGTACACGACCGACGGGACGCCTGCCAGGTTCGAGATGTTCACCTGCACGACGCTCGTCGCTAGCCCGCCGTACCCCGACTGCGGGGCGTACTCCTCGAGGTACACCGCACAGCCGACGCCGAAGACGAACGAGAGCACCGCCACGAGCGAGATGACGAACACAGAGCCGATGATGGCCGGATACAGCCCGGCCTCCTCGGCGAACCGCGAGGGCGCGCTCGTGAGGAACTGCCCGTCGAGCCACGGCTCCGGTCCGACGATCCCGAGCGTCGTGACGAGAAGTTGGCCCAGGAGTAACCCAACGAGCACGACTACGGGGAACAGAAGTCCCCGTCGTGCGAGTGGGCGGTCGATCGCCGTCTCGGCGGCGTAGGAGGCGATGAGCGTCCCGGGTACGAGTACGAGGATGACGCCGACCGAAGGGCCGACTCCGGAGACGGACGCCAGGCCGAATCCGGCCGTGGCAGCCGCGACGAGCGTCCCGATCCCAACGAGCGCACCGGCTCTCGTTCCCGTGCGGTCACGCCAGCGGTAGCCGTAGTAGGCCGCAACGGGAACGCCGACCGTCCAGAGGTAGATGATGACGTCCGTCGGGTAGGTGTTGATGGGGCCCTTGAGGACGTAGCCGACCGCCAGTCCGACAACGAGGACGGCCAGCGGAACCGGGAAGGAGAGGCGGTCGTCGTCGTTCGCGCTGCCGTAGATGAGCACCGCGACGGCCGGCACGATCCCGAACGTGTACAGCAGCATCCACAGTTGGATGTCGGTGACGACGAACAGGACGACGAGCGCGAGCGCGAACTCCGTACCGCCGATCAGGCGGACGACGACGCCCTCGACGACGTCCGAGACGCCGGGCGTCCGGACGGCGTACCAGAGGAACCCGACCGCCGGACCGGCGACCGTGAGGAGGAAGACGAGGAACCACGTCGGCTCGGCCGCTCCGATCCCGAACGCGTCGCCCGAAACGTAACCGAGCAGTACCGCGAGCGTCACGATCCCGACGAGCGAGGCGGCGAGCGTCACGTACTCGAAGGCGACGCTCTTCACCCGGCTGACGGAGCCGAAGTCGGTCGTCGCTGACGCCGTCGATTCGGCCGCCGTCATCGGTACTCCTCCCGGTAGCGCCGGACGATCAGTTCGCTGACGACGTTCATGGCGAGCGTGATGACGAACAGGGTGATGCCGATGGCGAACAGTCCGTCGTACGCGAGTGAACCGCCGGTGATGTCGGAGTTCGCGAGCTGGACCATCGCCGAGGTCATCGGCTGGGCCGGCTTCAGAAACACGTCAGCGGGGTGGATGTACGGGATCGAGAGCCCGAGAAGCTGGTCGTAGCGCACCGACGGGAGCCTGGCGTTCGATCCGCTGGCGACCACGACGATCATCGTCTCGCCGATGGCCCGCGAGAGCGCGAGGATGAACGACGAGACGATGCCCGAAATCGCCGCGGGGACGACGATGCCGGTCGACACCTCGAACTTCGTCGCTCCGAGCCCGTAGCCGGCCTGCCGGAGCGAGTCCGGCACCGCGTTCATCGCGTCCTCGCTGATCGAGGCGACCATCGGGATGATCATGATGCCGACCATCAGCGACGCCGAGAGGACGTTGAACGTCGAGATGGACGGGAACAGCGTCGCCCTGAGGAACGGCGTGAGGTAGACGAGCGCGAGGATGCCGTACACGATCGTCGGCACGCCCGCGAGGATCTCGAGGGCGGGCTTCAGGTAGCTCCGGACCCGGGGGCTCGCGTACTCGCTGAGATAGATCGCGGTGAGGACGCCGATGGGTAACGCGACGGCCGCCGCCGTGATCGTCACGACGAGCGTGCCGAACACGAGCGGGAGGACCCCGAACGTGACCGGCTGAATGGCGGGACTCCAGTTCGTGCCGGCGAGGAATCGAAACACCGAGTAGTCGGTGAAGAACCCGACGGCATCGATGACGAGCGCGAAGAGGATCCCGACCGTCGTCAGGACGGAGACGGTCGCACACAGCAGGAAAAGGAGTTGGTACGCACGCTCGCGGAACGAGCGCGTGCCGTTTCCGACCAGGTCCGGCGAATCAACGCTCATTAGTCTGTTTCGGACCAATCTGTCCCGTGAGGCGGTTCATCGTGCGGTGTTGTGGGTGGAGGGGGGAAAAACGGCGTGGATTCCCGTCTTGCCCGTACGGCTACCATCGATTCGGACGTTCACGCGTTGTCGATGAAGGAGTTGAGCTCGTCGAGTTCCTTCTGCATGTCCTCCTGGGTATTGGGGACGTAGCCGATCTGGTCGGAGATGAGCTCCTGGTTCGCGCTCTGCTCGACGAAGTACCGCGCGAACTCGGCCTTGTGCTCCTCTTGCATCGACTCCTGGGACGCGTAGGTGAACAACGGGCGGGAGAGCGGCGTGTACTTCCCGGCCTTCGCGTTCTCAAGCGTCGGCTCGACGGGCCCGTCGCCGTCGTCGATGGCGACCCCTTTCACCTTCTCCTTGTTGCCCTGGTAGTACGCGAAGCCGAAGTAGCCGATCGCGAACTCGCTTCCCGCCACGCCCTGGACGATGGTGTTGTCGTCCTCGGTGGCCTGGTAGTCCTGGGTGTGCGCGCCGCTCTCGCCGACGATGGTCTCGGTGAAGTAGTCGAACGTTCCCGAGGTCTCGGCGGCGCCGAACCGTTCGATGGTCTCGTCGGGCCACTCGCTCCGGACGTCGCTCCACGTCTGATCGTTGCCGGCATCCGGGCCCCAGATCCGAGCGAGTTCGTCGACCGTCATCGAGTCCACGAAATCAGCTTCGTTGTTGACGACGACCGTCAGCGCGTCGGTAGCCACGTTGATTTCCTGCCAGGACACGTCGTTCCCCTCGCACTGCTGCTTCTCCTCCTCCTTGATGGGACGCGACGCGTTGTTGAAGTCCGTCTTGCCGTCGCAGAAGAAGTTCGCGAAGCCGCCGCCCGAGCCGGTCGACTGTACCGAGACGTTCACGTCGGAATGCTCCTTCTGGAACTCCTCGGCGACCGCGCTCGCGATGGGGAAGACCGTCGAGGAGCCGGCGATCGAGATCTCGCCCGACAGGTTCTGACCGCCCGACCCTCCGTTCGAACCGCCGGAGCCGTCGGACCCGCCTGGGTTCTCCTCGCTAGTACAACCCGCGATGCCTGCGACGCCAGCCGCCCCGGTCACGGCGAGGAACTTCCGCCGCGAGAGGCCGCTGAGTCCTTGGTTGTCGGCCATCAACCGAATGGAGCCGACTTGAACATAAATATCCTACTATGTCATCTATATATCGAAGGGGAGGGAACAAGTGACACGGACGCCGTGCCCGCCGGTTCGATTCGGTATCCGCCACTCGAGGTCAGCGTCGTCCACTTGCGCTCGAACCTACCGCTCTCGACCGGTGAGGTACGTCCGGACGAAGCGACACGTACGCGCGGTCCCCGACGATGGCTCGTCCGCCGACCCGGAAATATATAGAATTCCGATAAAGTTATGCCGGGACCGCCGACTATGGAGAACATGGTCGAAACGCGGAAGGTGCAGGTGACTGGCGGGTCCACCTACACCGTCTCCATCCCGAAGGACTGGGCGACCGAGAACGGCGTCAGCGCCGGGAGCACCGTGGAGTTCTACCCGGAGGACGACTCGCTGTTTCTCACGCCCCGGACCGACGAGGAGCGGACCGAGGGGACGCTCGACATCGGCGACCTGTCGGGCGAGGAACTCACGCGCGCGGTGATGACCATGTACGTCTCGGGGTTCGACGTCATCGCGCTCGAGTCGACCCGCATCTCGAACGACCAGCGGCGGACCATCCGCGACTCCACCCAGAGCCTCGTCGGCCTCGAGGTGTTAGAGGAGACGCGCGACCGCGTCGTCGTCCGCGACCTGCTCGACTCCTCGGAGCTGTCGATCCACAACGCAGTCACGCGGATGCGGCTCATCGCGCTCTCGATGCTGGAGGACGCGGTGGCCGCCCTCGCCGACGGCGACGAGGACATGGCGAAGGACGTCATCCAGCGCGACGACGACGTCGACCGCCTCCACATGGTCGTCTCGCGCATCTTCCGGGCGACGCTTCGGACGCCGAAGGCCGCCGACGAACTCGGCGTCGGCCGCGAGACCTGCTTCGACTACCACGCCAGCGCCCGCCAGCTAGAGCGGGTGGGCGACCACGCGACGAAGATCGCCCACATCACGCTCCAGCTCCAGGAGGGGAACGGGGAGGCGATCCCGTCCGAGGTCATCGAGGCCATCGAGGAGATCGAGGCGGAGGCCCGGACCGTCGTCGATCGCGCGATGGACGCCCTGTTCGCCGAGGAGAACGCCGAGGCGACCGAACTCGCGAACGACGCGCGGGCGTCGGTGCTCGAGATCGACGAGCGGGCCCGGGGGATCGACGAACTCCTGCGCGACCAGGAGCCCGCGCGGGCGCAGTTGCTGGGGCTGATCGTCGACTCGGTGTCGCGCTCGGCCGACTACGGCGGAAACATCGCCGAGACGGCGCTCCAGAAGGCCGCCCCGACGCCGTAGGGGTCCGCCCCCGACGAGCCCCCACTGACCGACCGCGCGACCGTCCGGGACGACGGCAGGGACCGCCGAATGCCGGGACTCTTTGCCGCGCGACCGGCTACATCGACCATGGCCGACAGTTTCCACGACACCGGGGGCCTGGTGGCGGCCCTCGAGGACGCCCCGTTCGACCGTCCGCCCGCGCTCGTCGCGAACGCGCACGTGACCGGCGTGAGCGTCGCCCGCGCGCTCGACGCCCACGGGGTGCCCGTCGTCGCGCTCGACCGAACCGACACCGGGGTCGCGTGGCCCTCGGACGCGATCGACTACGCCGGCGAGGTGACCTACCCGCTCGACGACGAGGACGGCTTCCGCGAGGACGTGGAGCGCATCGTCGAGGCGGCCGGGACGGAGTGCGTCGCGTTCGCCTGCATGGACGACTGGGTCCGCGGGTTCGCGCGAACCGAGCCCGACGGCGTCCGCCTGCCGTTCTCGGACCTCGAGGGCATCGAACGCGTGCTCGACAAGGACGACCTCTACCGGCTCGCCGAGGAGCTGGACGTCCCGTACCCCGAGACGTACCGGCTCTCGGAGACGCCCGCAGACGAGGTGATCGAGGCGCTGGGCTTCCCGCTCGTGATCAAACCCGCACACAAGCGGAAGTTCGAGGAGGCGTTCGGCACGAACGTGATCGAGGTCGACTCGCGCGAGGCGTTCGACGAGACGGTCGCCGCCGCGGAGGCGGCGGACGCGACGGTCCTGATCCAGGAGAAGGTG
Protein-coding regions in this window:
- a CDS encoding PstS family phosphate ABC transporter substrate-binding protein is translated as MADNQGLSGLSRRKFLAVTGAAGVAGIAGCTSEENPGGSDGSGGSNGGSGGQNLSGEISIAGSSTVFPIASAVAEEFQKEHSDVNVSVQSTGSGGGFANFFCDGKTDFNNASRPIKEEEKQQCEGNDVSWQEINVATDALTVVVNNEADFVDSMTVDELARIWGPDAGNDQTWSDVRSEWPDETIERFGAAETSGTFDYFTETIVGESGAHTQDYQATEDDNTIVQGVAGSEFAIGYFGFAYYQGNKEKVKGVAIDDGDGPVEPTLENAKAGKYTPLSRPLFTYASQESMQEEHKAEFARYFVEQSANQELISDQIGYVPNTQEDMQKELDELNSFIDNA
- the pstB gene encoding phosphate ABC transporter ATP-binding protein PstB, with translation MNDDTTTVDVEPDDRLIETDPAEAGLSRDGAASGTAPTVIESRHLNVWYDDTQAIRDVSMEIPERQVTAMIGPSGCGKSTFLRCINRMNDLIDAARVEGELLFNGKDVYDDDVDPVALRRRIGMVFQQPNPFPKSIYDNVAYGLRVQGRTDDLDEQVERALRRSALWDEVKDQLDESGLDLSGGQQQRLCIARAIAADPEVILMDEPASALDPVATSKIEDLIADLAEEYTVVIVTHNMQQAARISDKTAVFLTGGELVEFDDTNEIFENPESDRVEDYITGKFG
- the phoU gene encoding phosphate signaling complex protein PhoU produces the protein MPRKQYQERLAELREDVLYMSELVAERLRMGMDALEQKDEELANRVIEEDAEVNRLYLELEQDCVDLLALQQPVAGDLRFIAASFKIITDLERIGDLATNLGGYTLEAQRDVFPDVDVQRIGEATLDMLEDAMNAYADEDTAACYEVAEADDDVDAMCEEASSAVVRDLIQREGVDSEEDVEDIMADVSRLLLTIRDLERVGDHAVNIAARTLYMLENDDELIY
- a CDS encoding carboxylate--amine ligase translates to MADSFHDTGGLVAALEDAPFDRPPALVANAHVTGVSVARALDAHGVPVVALDRTDTGVAWPSDAIDYAGEVTYPLDDEDGFREDVERIVEAAGTECVAFACMDDWVRGFARTEPDGVRLPFSDLEGIERVLDKDDLYRLAEELDVPYPETYRLSETPADEVIEALGFPLVIKPAHKRKFEEAFGTNVIEVDSREAFDETVAAAEAADATVLIQEKVNVEVGADTSLASYVPPSGVDDAVAVVGNAAVRFPRQFGTSCLVETVDRPAIAERALSVLEETGYHGISESEFVYDADREEHVLLDVNTRPWKWISMPVRAGANLPMAAYAAVTDAEYEVDEVGEARWVYLRDYLELCATDEAFWDVLSAADWASLVSGTFEDSGDLTTGVYRPSDPEPTAQLLGTEFTDREYYCSC
- the pstA gene encoding phosphate ABC transporter permease PstA; the encoded protein is MTAAESTASATTDFGSVSRVKSVAFEYVTLAASLVGIVTLAVLLGYVSGDAFGIGAAEPTWFLVFLLTVAGPAVGFLWYAVRTPGVSDVVEGVVVRLIGGTEFALALVVLFVVTDIQLWMLLYTFGIVPAVAVLIYGSANDDDRLSFPVPLAVLVVGLAVGYVLKGPINTYPTDVIIYLWTVGVPVAAYYGYRWRDRTGTRAGALVGIGTLVAAATAGFGLASVSGVGPSVGVILVLVPGTLIASYAAETAIDRPLARRGLLFPVVVLVGLLLGQLLVTTLGIVGPEPWLDGQFLTSAPSRFAEEAGLYPAIIGSVFVISLVAVLSFVFGVGCAVYLEEYAPQSGYGGLATSVVQVNISNLAGVPSVVYGLLGLGIFVNLVGFGFGIVLVAAMTLSLLILPIVIISSQEAIRSVPDSQRQAAYGMGATRWQTVRSVVLPEALPGIMTGSILALGRAIGETAPLIIIGVAQTLFSPPTELFGRATAMPMQIYGWAFRPQEAFREGVVAAGVVTLMVVLLSINSVAIYVRNNYQRGS
- a CDS encoding phosphate signaling complex PhoU family protein — its product is MVETRKVQVTGGSTYTVSIPKDWATENGVSAGSTVEFYPEDDSLFLTPRTDEERTEGTLDIGDLSGEELTRAVMTMYVSGFDVIALESTRISNDQRRTIRDSTQSLVGLEVLEETRDRVVVRDLLDSSELSIHNAVTRMRLIALSMLEDAVAALADGDEDMAKDVIQRDDDVDRLHMVVSRIFRATLRTPKAADELGVGRETCFDYHASARQLERVGDHATKIAHITLQLQEGNGEAIPSEVIEAIEEIEAEARTVVDRAMDALFAEENAEATELANDARASVLEIDERARGIDELLRDQEPARAQLLGLIVDSVSRSADYGGNIAETALQKAAPTP
- the pstC gene encoding phosphate ABC transporter permease subunit PstC; translated protein: MSVDSPDLVGNGTRSFRERAYQLLFLLCATVSVLTTVGILFALVIDAVGFFTDYSVFRFLAGTNWSPAIQPVTFGVLPLVFGTLVVTITAAAVALPIGVLTAIYLSEYASPRVRSYLKPALEILAGVPTIVYGILALVYLTPFLRATLFPSISTFNVLSASLMVGIMIIPMVASISEDAMNAVPDSLRQAGYGLGATKFEVSTGIVVPAAISGIVSSFILALSRAIGETMIVVVASGSNARLPSVRYDQLLGLSIPYIHPADVFLKPAQPMTSAMVQLANSDITGGSLAYDGLFAIGITLFVITLAMNVVSELIVRRYREEYR
- a CDS encoding FixH family protein translates to MTRQQRSLVALCLVVVLAVGAAGPALAHEEQTVEGYDLTFGAADEPVITDERTRLTLEILDNETDEPVDGQAGTLQVSVQGAGGEKTPLNVSERHGEPGVYEAAVVFTEPGQYVVHVEGSLDGTEIHTHFEKEVHDRADLEYPGDADETDDDGTESAPDGDDGTESAAGSEGESGTDGNENDVRGDGPDDGTDRAGLLAGADVGVAAAVIAAVLVVGALRLRR